In Metopolophium dirhodum isolate CAU chromosome 7, ASM1992520v1, whole genome shotgun sequence, one genomic interval encodes:
- the LOC132948983 gene encoding alpha-1,3-mannosyl-glycoprotein 4-beta-N-acetylglucosaminyltransferase B-like isoform X2: MADMEILVEHLTKLNELNDKNIKKRIKHFGPVLDAIVKSLNISVSKELESLMVTNKSVEIARSPMIHLDGFTFLPQLWSHEDNLRPFILHSGGRKTVSMVYGIPTVRRQNKNYLIQTLINIVKNMNQNEKEDSLIVVMIGEIDREYTQQVTTEIKNQLPEAVNSGLVDIIAPTPEYYPDFGKLRLTLGDSKIRVSWRSKQNLDYAFLMMYCQPKGSFYVQIEDDVITKPQFHTIMKNTALQRIANGQEWFILDFGELGFIGKMFRCSDLSWLIQYLIMFYNDQPVDWLLDGFVETKACGYYKINCRQLKDNLWVKYNQTVFQHIGIWSSLPGKIQLSKASHFK, translated from the exons ATGGCGGATATGGAAATACTCGTGGAACATTTAACCAAATTGAATGAACTGAATGACAAAAACATCAAGAAACGAATTAAGCATTTTGGCCCGGTTCTCGATGCGATCGTGAAGTCGTTGAACATTTCCGTTTCTAAAGAATTAGAATCCTTAATGGTTACTAATAAGTCTGTGGAAATAGCCAGGTCACCGATGATACATCTCGATGGGTTTACATTCTTACCTCAACTGTGGTCCCACGAAGATAATTTGAGGCCATTTATATTACATTCCGGAGGTAGAAAAACAG tgtcTATGGTGTATGGAATTCCTACTGTTCGTcgccaaaataaaaattacttaatacaaacattaattaatatcgtAAAGAACATGAATCAAAATGAAAAGGAAGATTCATTAATAGTAGTGATGATTGGTGAA ATCGATCGAGAATATACGCAACAAGTGACTACGGAAATCAAAAATCA GCTACCGGAAGCAGTTAACTCGGGTCTTGTGGACATAATTGCTCCAACCCCGGAATATTATCCAGATTTCGGCAAACTTCGCTTGACGCTCGGTGATTCTAAAATCCGGGTCAGCTGGAGGAGCAAACAAAATTTGGATTATGCTTTCTTAATGATGTACTGCCAACCAAAAGGgtcattttatgttcaaattgaAGACGATGTAATCACAAAACCACAGTTCCAcactattatgaaaaatacagcTTTGCAGAGGATAGCTAACGGACAAGAGTGGTTTATATTAGATTTTGGAGAACTTGGTTTTATCG gcAAAATGTTTAGATGTTCGGATTTATCGTGGCTAATTCAGTAccttattatgttttataacgATCAACCTGTGGATTGGTTGCTGGACGGATTCGTGGAGACAAAAGCTTGTGGTTATTATAAA ATAAATTGTCGACAACTAAAAGACAATTTATGGGTGAAATACAATCAAACTGTTTTTCAACATATTGGAATCTGGTCATCTTTGCCTGGCAAAATTCAACTTTCGAAG GCTAGTCATTTTAAGTAA
- the LOC132948983 gene encoding alpha-1,3-mannosyl-glycoprotein 4-beta-N-acetylglucosaminyltransferase B-like isoform X1, whose amino-acid sequence MSWMFQQPRSCFSLFIIITFVSCFTTVFIYISDTRYSYDHSSVTKYTMADMEILVEHLTKLNELNDKNIKKRIKHFGPVLDAIVKSLNISVSKELESLMVTNKSVEIARSPMIHLDGFTFLPQLWSHEDNLRPFILHSGGRKTVSMVYGIPTVRRQNKNYLIQTLINIVKNMNQNEKEDSLIVVMIGEIDREYTQQVTTEIKNQLPEAVNSGLVDIIAPTPEYYPDFGKLRLTLGDSKIRVSWRSKQNLDYAFLMMYCQPKGSFYVQIEDDVITKPQFHTIMKNTALQRIANGQEWFILDFGELGFIGKMFRCSDLSWLIQYLIMFYNDQPVDWLLDGFVETKACGYYKINCRQLKDNLWVKYNQTVFQHIGIWSSLPGKIQLSKASHFK is encoded by the exons ATGAGTTGGATGTTTCAACAGCCTAGGTCCTGTTTTTCGTTATTCATCATTATAACATTCGTGTCATGCTTCACCACCGTGTTTATCTACATTTCAG ACACTAGATATTCATATGATCACAGTTCGGTGACAAAGTATACGATGGCGGATATGGAAATACTCGTGGAACATTTAACCAAATTGAATGAACTGAATGACAAAAACATCAAGAAACGAATTAAGCATTTTGGCCCGGTTCTCGATGCGATCGTGAAGTCGTTGAACATTTCCGTTTCTAAAGAATTAGAATCCTTAATGGTTACTAATAAGTCTGTGGAAATAGCCAGGTCACCGATGATACATCTCGATGGGTTTACATTCTTACCTCAACTGTGGTCCCACGAAGATAATTTGAGGCCATTTATATTACATTCCGGAGGTAGAAAAACAG tgtcTATGGTGTATGGAATTCCTACTGTTCGTcgccaaaataaaaattacttaatacaaacattaattaatatcgtAAAGAACATGAATCAAAATGAAAAGGAAGATTCATTAATAGTAGTGATGATTGGTGAA ATCGATCGAGAATATACGCAACAAGTGACTACGGAAATCAAAAATCA GCTACCGGAAGCAGTTAACTCGGGTCTTGTGGACATAATTGCTCCAACCCCGGAATATTATCCAGATTTCGGCAAACTTCGCTTGACGCTCGGTGATTCTAAAATCCGGGTCAGCTGGAGGAGCAAACAAAATTTGGATTATGCTTTCTTAATGATGTACTGCCAACCAAAAGGgtcattttatgttcaaattgaAGACGATGTAATCACAAAACCACAGTTCCAcactattatgaaaaatacagcTTTGCAGAGGATAGCTAACGGACAAGAGTGGTTTATATTAGATTTTGGAGAACTTGGTTTTATCG gcAAAATGTTTAGATGTTCGGATTTATCGTGGCTAATTCAGTAccttattatgttttataacgATCAACCTGTGGATTGGTTGCTGGACGGATTCGTGGAGACAAAAGCTTGTGGTTATTATAAA ATAAATTGTCGACAACTAAAAGACAATTTATGGGTGAAATACAATCAAACTGTTTTTCAACATATTGGAATCTGGTCATCTTTGCCTGGCAAAATTCAACTTTCGAAG GCTAGTCATTTTAAGTAA